A region from the Ammospiza nelsoni isolate bAmmNel1 chromosome 1, bAmmNel1.pri, whole genome shotgun sequence genome encodes:
- the VPS4B gene encoding vacuolar protein sorting-associated protein 4B isoform X2, with amino-acid sequence MAANTGNLQKAIDLASKAAQEDKAGNYEEAFRLYQHAVQYLLHVVKYEAQGDKAKQSIRAKCTEYLDRAEKLKEYLKKRGKSAPKPVKESGPAEGKGNDSDGEGESEDPEKKKLQNQLQGAIVMERPNVKWSDVAGLEGAKEALKEAVILPIKFPHLFTGKRTPWRGILLFGPPGTGKSYLAKAVATEANNSTFFSVSSSDLVSKWLGESEKLVKNLFQLARENKPSIIFIDEIDSLCGSRSENESEAARRIKTEFLVQMQGVGVDNEGILVLGATNIPWVLDSAIRRRFEKRIYIPLPEDHARAAMFKLHLGSTPNDLKDSDYRELGKRTDGYSGADISIIVRDALMQPVRKVQSATHFKKVKGPSVSNPNTMVDLFTPCSPGDPEALEMTWMEVPGDKLLEPRVSMADMLRSLASTKPTVNEQDLEKLRKFTEDFGQEG; translated from the exons AAAGCAATAGACCTTGCTAGCAAGGCAGCACAAGAAGATAAAGCAGGAAACTATGAGGAAGCCTTCCGCTTGTACCAACACGCCGTGCAGTATTTGCTCCACGTTGTTAAAT ATGAAGCACAGGGtgataaagcaaaacaaagcattaGAGCAAAATGTACTGAATACTTGGATCgagcagaaaagctgaaagaatatctgaaaaagagaggaaaatctgCACCAAAACCAGTTAAAGAGTCTGGTCCTGCTGAAGGAAAAGG GAATGACAGTGATGGGGAAGGGGAATCAGAGGacccagaaaaaaagaagctaCAGAATCAACTTCAAG GAGCAATTGTTATGGAGCGACCAAATGTCAAATGGAGCGATGTTGCTGGCCTCGAAGGTGCCAAAGAGGCACTTAAAGAAGCAGTCATCCTTCCCATTAAATTTCCACACCTGTTTACAG GCAAGAGAACGCCCTGGAGAGGGATTCTTCTATTTGGACCACCAGGAACAGGAAAGTCTTATTTAGCAAAAGCTGTAGCAACAGAAGCAAACAACTCTACCTTCTTCTCAGTATCTTCATCTGACCTTGTTTCAAAATGGTTAGGTGAAAGTGAAAA ATTAGTGAAAAACTTGTTCCAGCTTGCCAGAGAAAACAAACCTTCTATCATCTTCATTGATGAGATAGATTCCCTCTGTGGGTCAAGAAGTGAAAATGAAAGCGAGGCTGCTAGACGGATAAAAACAGAATTTCTAGTCCAGATGCAAG GGGTTGGTGTTGACAATGAAGGAATCTTGGTGTTAGGAGCAACAAACATACCCTGGGTTTTGGATTCAGCTATCAGGAGAAG GTTTGAGAAGCGTATTTATATTCCTTTACCTGAAGACCACGCCAGGGCTGCAATGTTCAAACTTCACCTTGGGTCAACTCCAAATGACCTAAAAGACTCAGATTATCGAGAGCTTGGGAAGAGAACTGATGGCTATTCTGGTGCAGATATAAGCATCATTGTCCGTGATGCACTGATGCAGCCTGTTAGAAAAGTGCAATCAGCCACTCACTTTAAAAAA gTAAAAGGACCATCAGTGTCTAATCCAAATACGATGGTAGATTTATTCACCCCTTGCTCTCCAGGTGATCCTGAAGCCTTAGAAATGACATGGATGGAGGTCCCAGGTGATAAATTACTGGAGCCTAGAGTTTCCATG GCCGATATGCTCAGGTCGCTTGCTAGCACAAAACCAACAGTTAATGAACAGGACTTGGAGAAGTTAAGGAAGTTTACAGAAGACTTTGGTCAGGAAGGCTAA
- the VPS4B gene encoding vacuolar protein sorting-associated protein 4B isoform X1, which yields MVSDHGKCSCTAVNDLFVLQKAIDLASKAAQEDKAGNYEEAFRLYQHAVQYLLHVVKYEAQGDKAKQSIRAKCTEYLDRAEKLKEYLKKRGKSAPKPVKESGPAEGKGNDSDGEGESEDPEKKKLQNQLQGAIVMERPNVKWSDVAGLEGAKEALKEAVILPIKFPHLFTGKRTPWRGILLFGPPGTGKSYLAKAVATEANNSTFFSVSSSDLVSKWLGESEKLVKNLFQLARENKPSIIFIDEIDSLCGSRSENESEAARRIKTEFLVQMQGVGVDNEGILVLGATNIPWVLDSAIRRRFEKRIYIPLPEDHARAAMFKLHLGSTPNDLKDSDYRELGKRTDGYSGADISIIVRDALMQPVRKVQSATHFKKVKGPSVSNPNTMVDLFTPCSPGDPEALEMTWMEVPGDKLLEPRVSMADMLRSLASTKPTVNEQDLEKLRKFTEDFGQEG from the exons ATGGTCTCTGATCACGGAAAATGCTCTTGTACAGCAGTTAATGATTTGTTTGTGTTACAGAAAGCAATAGACCTTGCTAGCAAGGCAGCACAAGAAGATAAAGCAGGAAACTATGAGGAAGCCTTCCGCTTGTACCAACACGCCGTGCAGTATTTGCTCCACGTTGTTAAAT ATGAAGCACAGGGtgataaagcaaaacaaagcattaGAGCAAAATGTACTGAATACTTGGATCgagcagaaaagctgaaagaatatctgaaaaagagaggaaaatctgCACCAAAACCAGTTAAAGAGTCTGGTCCTGCTGAAGGAAAAGG GAATGACAGTGATGGGGAAGGGGAATCAGAGGacccagaaaaaaagaagctaCAGAATCAACTTCAAG GAGCAATTGTTATGGAGCGACCAAATGTCAAATGGAGCGATGTTGCTGGCCTCGAAGGTGCCAAAGAGGCACTTAAAGAAGCAGTCATCCTTCCCATTAAATTTCCACACCTGTTTACAG GCAAGAGAACGCCCTGGAGAGGGATTCTTCTATTTGGACCACCAGGAACAGGAAAGTCTTATTTAGCAAAAGCTGTAGCAACAGAAGCAAACAACTCTACCTTCTTCTCAGTATCTTCATCTGACCTTGTTTCAAAATGGTTAGGTGAAAGTGAAAA ATTAGTGAAAAACTTGTTCCAGCTTGCCAGAGAAAACAAACCTTCTATCATCTTCATTGATGAGATAGATTCCCTCTGTGGGTCAAGAAGTGAAAATGAAAGCGAGGCTGCTAGACGGATAAAAACAGAATTTCTAGTCCAGATGCAAG GGGTTGGTGTTGACAATGAAGGAATCTTGGTGTTAGGAGCAACAAACATACCCTGGGTTTTGGATTCAGCTATCAGGAGAAG GTTTGAGAAGCGTATTTATATTCCTTTACCTGAAGACCACGCCAGGGCTGCAATGTTCAAACTTCACCTTGGGTCAACTCCAAATGACCTAAAAGACTCAGATTATCGAGAGCTTGGGAAGAGAACTGATGGCTATTCTGGTGCAGATATAAGCATCATTGTCCGTGATGCACTGATGCAGCCTGTTAGAAAAGTGCAATCAGCCACTCACTTTAAAAAA gTAAAAGGACCATCAGTGTCTAATCCAAATACGATGGTAGATTTATTCACCCCTTGCTCTCCAGGTGATCCTGAAGCCTTAGAAATGACATGGATGGAGGTCCCAGGTGATAAATTACTGGAGCCTAGAGTTTCCATG GCCGATATGCTCAGGTCGCTTGCTAGCACAAAACCAACAGTTAATGAACAGGACTTGGAGAAGTTAAGGAAGTTTACAGAAGACTTTGGTCAGGAAGGCTAA